A part of Neovison vison isolate M4711 chromosome 8, ASM_NN_V1, whole genome shotgun sequence genomic DNA contains:
- the LOC122915547 gene encoding thyrotropin-releasing hormone receptor-like — translation MENRTENPERANASGLGTMPRPPLAVQVVTLTLVPLVCAVGVAGNAMVVLVVLRSRQMVTPTNCYLVSLAAADLLVLLAAGVPTVAEAASARVWIFGHAGCLGITYLQYVGINASTGSITAFTVERYLAICHPLRAQTLCTVARAKRIAASVWLGTSAYCVLWLFLVDTSETAYADGVQVQCGYRVSRSLYLPIYFLDFALFYALPLGLATAFYLLIVRILFVGPLPPEDRGHSGSVHQGRPSGHQRYSSRGKRGALNSRKQVTKMLAVVVLVFALLWLPYRTLVVVNSFLSPPYLNPGFLLFCRLCVYLNSAVNPVIYALMSQRFREAFHGLFQCQQARPQLPPQEATPVYYSVIKDCSQIRLGS, via the exons ATGGAGAACCGCACCGAGAACCCTGAGCGCGCGAACGCTTCGGGCCTGGGCACCATGCCCCGGCCTCCGCTGGCTGTACAGGTGGTGACCTTGACCCTGGTGCCCCTAGTGTGCGCCGTCGGTGTGGCGGGCAACGCCATGGTGGTCCTGGTGGTGCTCCGGAGCCGCCAAATGGTCACACCCACCAACTGTTACTTGGTGAGCCTGGCTGCCGCCGACCTGCTGGTGCTCCTGGCGGCCGGAGTGCCCACCGTCGCGGAGGCGGCGTCCGCCCGGGTTTGGATCTTCGGCCACGCAGGCTGCCTGGGCATCACCTACCTGCAGTACGTGGGCATCAACGCGTCCACAGGCTCCATCACCGCGTTCACCGTGGAGCGCTACCTCGCCATCTGCCACCCGCTGCGCGCCCAAACTCTGTGCACGGTGGCAAGGGCCAAGCGCATCGCTGCATCCGTGTGGCTGGGCACCAGCGCCTACTGCGTCCTCTGGCTCTTCCTGGTGGACACAAGCGAGACGGCGTATGCCGACGGCGTGCAGGTGCAGTGTGGCTACCGCGTGTCACGCTCTCTATACCTGCCCATCTACTTCCTGGACTTCGCCCTCTTCTATGCACTGCCCTTGGGCCTGGCCACCGCGTTCTACCTGCTCATAGTGCGCATCCTCTTTGTGGGGCCGCTGCCGCCTGAAGACCGGGGGCACTCGGGCTCTGTGCACCAGGGTCGCCCCTCTGGCCACCAGCGCTACTCCTCCAGGGGCAAGAGAGGCGCCCTCAACTCCCGGAAGCAG GTCACCAAGATGCTGGCTGTGGTGGTGCTGGTTTTCGCTCTGCTGTGGCTGCCTTACCGCACCCTGGTGGTGGTGAATTCCTTCCTGAGCCCGCCCTACCTCAACCCCGGCTTCCTGCTCTTCTGCCGCCTTTGCGTCTACCTGAACAGCGCAGTCAACCCTGTCATCTACGCCCTTATGTCCCAGCGCTTCCGGGAGGCCTTCCACGGACTGTTTCAATGCCAGCAGGCCAGGCCCCAGCTCCCGCCCCAGGAGGCCACCCCTGTGTACTACAGTGTAATCAAAGATTGTTCCCAGATCAGGCTGGGCTCTTAG